CCCCGAAGCGCAGCGAGCGTGAGCACAGGCCGCCGATGGAGCGCGCGGCCAGCTCGAGAACCCAGGCCCGCCCTCCATCGGTCCGAAGCTCGGCGTGGATCGGCCCCTCCACGAGCTCGAGCGCCGCGGCCGCGTCGGCCGTCATTCGGACGATCGCGTCCAGCGTCTCCGGAGGTAGGCGGGACGGGGTGACATAGATAGTTTCCTCGAAGTAGGGGCCCTCCAGCGGATCGGGCTTGTCGAACACCGCGAGGGGCTCGAGGGTCCCACCCCGAAGCAGGCCCTCAACAGCGACTTCATCGCCAGAGATGTATCGCTCGACGAGCAACGGGGCGTCCGGATCCTCGCCCGCGTCGGCCAGGATCGCCCGGACCCGTTTCGCGGCCACGACCGCCGCCTCCGGATCGTCGGCTCGGATGACGCCCCGGCTGCCCGAGAGCGAGACCGGCTTGACCACACAGGGAAGGCCCACCTGGGCGGCAAGCCCGGCGACCTCCGCATCCGAGCCGGCCATCCGGAACTCGGGCTGGTGCACCCCGGCGCACTCCAGGGCTCGGCGCATTGCGGCCTTGTCCCGGCTGCGTGCAGCCGCATCGGGTGGGTTGTGGGCCAGTCCCAACCGCTGCCCTGCCAGCGCGGCGACCAGCACGCCCTCGTCGTCGACGGCCACCACCGCGTCGAGCGGCGTTCGGGCCGCCAGCCGGGCGATCGTGTCCGCGGCCTCGTCGGGGTTCTTGCAGTTCACCGTGAGGGCCGATGGCCCATGACCCCGGCCAGTGCCTGCCGGCGCTCGGAGGCCACCACAACCTCGGCCCCGAGTGCCCGCGCCGCCCGAAGAAAATCCCCGGCTCGGTAGGTGGAGGTGGGCAAGAGAAGGAGTAGGCGAGCCACAAACGTATCCTAGCTACGAGCCGCCGTCTCAACGGTGGATCCGACTGCTCGCGCGGAGCGGGGTGGAGAATGACTACCGAGGACCAAGCCTC
This Actinomycetota bacterium DNA region includes the following protein-coding sequences:
- a CDS encoding ATP-grasp domain-containing protein; protein product: MNCKNPDEAADTIARLAARTPLDAVVAVDDEGVLVAALAGQRLGLAHNPPDAAARSRDKAAMRRALECAGVHQPEFRMAGSDAEVAGLAAQVGLPCVVKPVSLSGSRGVIRADDPEAAVVAAKRVRAILADAGEDPDAPLLVERYISGDEVAVEGLLRGGTLEPLAVFDKPDPLEGPYFEETIYVTPSRLPPETLDAIVRMTADAAAALELVEGPIHAELRTDGGRAWVLELAARSIGGLCSRSLRFGVGVTLEEVILRHALGLPIDDLRRESAASGVMMIPIPRAGILEEVRGQDRARAVPGIAGLELTIGPGRQVIPLPEGDRYLGFLFARADGPEGVEDALRTAHGHLEIVIGAQE